In Blautia wexlerae DSM 19850, a single window of DNA contains:
- a CDS encoding alpha-L-fucosidase encodes MPTDQELIKIVPSSRQLAYQATEFYAFFHFGMNTYTNREWGDGTETPQIFNPTEFVADQWVSAAQNAGMKGVILTCKHHDGFCLWPTRYTSHSVVSSPWKNGRGDVVWEVSEACRRYGMKFGIYLSPWDRNKPCYGSGKEYDDYYLAQLTELLTGYGDIFSVWLDGACGEGPNGKKQLYDWKRYYECVRKYQPDACICVCGPDIRWCGNEAGDVRKSEWSVVPARTALAESVQERSQQTDDKEFRMRRITSDMEDLGSRRALEGETNLIWYPAEVNTSIRPGWFYHPEEDDQVKSLEELIYIYIGAVGGNATFLLNIPPMPNGLLHENDVKRLEEFGSWKKKSFTHNLMSTAHIFSENEDPTHPVSDLTDDTSETWFQPESSELPVEITICLDGSYNLGYLVLKEAVCYSQRVEKFEIFVKEGEIWNSIYTGTVIGYKKIISVKGQKAQKVKIVLHDFRVLPLLSFVGIYPESL; translated from the coding sequence ATGCCAACTGATCAGGAATTAATCAAAATAGTTCCCTCCAGCCGCCAGCTTGCCTATCAGGCAACAGAGTTTTATGCGTTCTTTCATTTTGGAATGAATACATATACCAATCGTGAGTGGGGAGATGGAACAGAAACACCACAAATTTTTAATCCTACAGAGTTTGTTGCAGACCAGTGGGTGTCTGCAGCACAAAATGCAGGTATGAAAGGGGTAATTCTTACCTGTAAACATCATGATGGTTTCTGCCTGTGGCCGACCAGATATACCAGCCATAGCGTTGTCTCCAGTCCATGGAAAAATGGAAGGGGAGATGTGGTCTGGGAAGTGTCTGAAGCATGCCGTCGTTATGGGATGAAATTTGGAATTTATCTTTCACCATGGGATCGCAACAAGCCTTGTTACGGAAGCGGAAAAGAATATGATGATTACTATCTGGCACAGCTGACTGAGCTTCTCACCGGTTATGGAGATATTTTTAGTGTCTGGCTAGATGGTGCCTGCGGAGAAGGACCAAATGGAAAAAAACAGCTATATGACTGGAAACGCTATTATGAATGTGTCAGAAAATATCAGCCAGACGCATGTATCTGTGTGTGTGGGCCGGATATCAGGTGGTGCGGAAATGAAGCTGGCGATGTAAGAAAATCTGAGTGGAGTGTTGTTCCTGCACGTACAGCACTTGCAGAGAGTGTACAGGAAAGAAGCCAGCAGACCGATGATAAGGAATTTAGAATGCGCCGGATCACCAGCGACATGGAAGATCTTGGAAGCAGAAGAGCGCTTGAAGGTGAAACGAATCTGATCTGGTATCCGGCAGAAGTAAATACTTCTATAAGACCTGGATGGTTTTATCATCCAGAAGAAGATGATCAGGTGAAAAGTCTGGAGGAGCTGATCTATATCTATATTGGGGCTGTTGGAGGAAATGCAACCTTTTTGTTAAATATTCCACCTATGCCAAACGGGCTTCTTCATGAAAATGATGTTAAACGTCTGGAAGAATTTGGAAGTTGGAAAAAGAAATCTTTTACTCATAATTTAATGAGTACAGCACATATTTTTTCAGAAAATGAAGATCCGACGCATCCGGTTTCTGATTTGACAGATGATACTTCAGAAACCTGGTTTCAGCCTGAAAGCAGCGAACTGCCAGTAGAAATAACCATTTGTCTGGACGGTTCATACAACTTAGGGTATCTGGTATTAAAAGAGGCTGTCTGCTATAGTCAGAGAGTGGAAAAATTTGAGATATTTGTTAAAGAGGGGGAAATATGGAACAGTATTTACACAGGAACAGTAATTGGTTATAAGAAGATCATTTCTGTTAAGGGGCAAAAAGCCCAGAAAGTGAAAATTGTTTTACATGATTTCCGTGTACTTCCGCTGCTCTCATTTGTTGGAATTTATCCTGAAAGTCTTTAA
- a CDS encoding carbohydrate ABC transporter permease encodes MKTVRTWCIRILMILFTVIFLYPLFWNLMSAFKTNAEYLTDPYALPTALNLDNFVAAWQKANIAAYFGNSIFVTVFSTVLLLLLVIPISYVLARYRFAGSKLISAIYMACIFLQATYIMIPLFLELQAVNGLNNLPVLCLVYAVMQFPFCIFTLQGFMSAVPRDYEESARIDGATNIQLLSRVMVPLAKPGIATITMLSAMGFWNEYPLALVLLTEDAKKTLPIGMANLFEVQKYATDWGALFAGLVIIMIPTIIIYLIGQRYLLQGIGAGGLKG; translated from the coding sequence ATGAAAACTGTAAGAACCTGGTGTATCAGAATCCTGATGATTCTGTTTACCGTTATCTTTTTGTACCCGCTTTTCTGGAACCTGATGTCTGCGTTTAAGACAAATGCAGAATATTTGACAGATCCCTATGCATTGCCCACAGCTTTGAATTTGGATAATTTTGTGGCAGCATGGCAGAAAGCAAATATCGCCGCTTATTTTGGAAATTCCATATTTGTGACTGTGTTTTCCACTGTATTGCTATTGCTTCTGGTTATTCCCATTTCTTATGTACTGGCAAGATACCGTTTTGCGGGCAGCAAACTGATCTCTGCCATTTATATGGCATGTATTTTTCTGCAGGCTACCTACATTATGATTCCTTTGTTTCTGGAATTACAGGCTGTGAATGGATTAAATAACCTGCCGGTACTATGCCTTGTTTATGCAGTTATGCAGTTTCCTTTTTGTATCTTTACTTTACAGGGCTTTATGTCTGCAGTACCCAGAGATTACGAGGAATCTGCAAGAATTGACGGTGCTACTAATATCCAACTGCTATCAAGAGTTATGGTGCCTCTTGCAAAACCCGGAATTGCGACCATTACGATGTTAAGTGCCATGGGCTTCTGGAATGAATATCCATTGGCACTTGTTCTTCTCACGGAAGATGCAAAGAAAACTCTTCCCATCGGAATGGCAAACTTGTTTGAAGTGCAGAAATATGCCACGGACTGGGGTGCACTGTTTGCAGGACTTGTAATTATTATGATTCCAACAATCATTATTTATCTGATTGGACAAAGATATCTGCTTCAGGGAATTGGTGCAGGCGGGTTAAAAGGGTAA